In Schizosaccharomyces osmophilus chromosome 1, complete sequence, the genomic window TGTAAAATGTTTCTAGCTAGACAGACCAGACCCATACAAAGCTGAATGGATTTATAAGATAACAAACTGCAACGGAGACACTATGCAATTTGAGTGAAACTTAAGTAGCGCACTATCTCAGATCTAAACAGACAAAGAACGCGTTTTAATTTACCCATAACCATGATTGTCTCTATTCTCGACTATGGGAGTGGAAATGTACGCTCTTTAGTCAATGCCATTCAACATCTTGGATACAAGGTTGAGTGGATTCGAAGTCCCGAAGAAATTGCAAACGCTGAGGTATGGAAGAAGCTAATGAAGAATTGCTAGTACATCCACtattcattcaaaagaaatggaaggCTTGATGGCATTGTAATTTGAATAAACTATTTTGATGTGGTGATCATCTAGAATTCAATATTGTGAACATATTGTTAACATAGTGTTAGTGCTTGATTTTCCCTGGCGTGGGTAATTTCGGCTTTGTGTGCGATTCTTTAGCAAAGGAAGGATATCTTGAAGCATTGCGCGATTATGCACTCTCTGGAAAACCTTTTATGGCTGTCTGTGTCGGTATACAAGCTTTGTTTGAAGGTTCAGTAGAAGCACCTGAATCCAAGGGTCTTGGTATCTTCCCTGGATTGGTGCAAAAGTTCCAGAGCAAGAACAAAAGTGTCCCTCACATTGGATGGAATTCCTGTGCTGTTCGTTCCAATACCGAACAAGAACATTATGGCTTAAGGCCTCACGACAAATTTTACTTTGTCCACTCCTACATGATCCCTACTGCCAATTTACAACTTCCTAGCGATTTCCATGTCGCTACCACCCGCTATGGCGATGAAACGTTTGTGGGTGCTATCATGAAGAAGAACTTTCTTGCTACACAGTTCCACCCAGAGAAGAGTGGTGCTGCTGGTTTACGCTGCATAGAAGCTTTCTTATCTGGAAACTATGAAAAAGCCATTAGTGGCGTGGATACTCAATTGCTAGAAAACTCTAGCGGAGGATTGACAAAGCGTGTCATTGCTTGCCTTGACGTCCGTTCAAACGATTCTGGCGATCTCGTTGTTACCAAGGGTGACCAATATGACGTTCGCGAGAAAGCCGCTGCCGGTGGTGAAGTTCGCAACCTCGGTAAACCAGTTGAACTATGCCAGCGCTACTTTGAAGAAGGGGCAGATGAAgttgttttcttgaataTCACCTCTTTCCGCAACTGTCCCTTGGCAGATGCTCCTATGCTTCAAGTGCTTGCGAAAGCTGCCCAAACCGTTTTCGTTCCTTTAACTGTCGGTGGTGGGATTCGTGAAATCGTCGATCCTGATGGTACAGTATACTCTGCTGTCGAAGTAGCAGGCACTTATTTCCGTTCAGGTGCTGACAAGGTGTCCATTGGCAGTGATGCCGTGTATGCCGCTGAACAATATTATGCAAATGCCCAAAAATTAACTGGAACTACTGCTATTGAAACCATTTCTGCGGCGTATGGTTGCCAGGCTGTTGTTATTTCCATTGATCCCAAACGCCAGTATGTTAAAAGCCCTGAAGAAACCAAGCATCATGCTATCAAAACTCCTCATCGCGGCCCGAATGGGGAAGAATATGCTTGGTATCAGTGTACCGTAAAGGGAGGAAGAGAATATCGTGATATAGACGTTGTTGAATTGGCTAGAGCATGTGAAGCTATGGGAGCTGGCGAAGTCCTCTTGAACTGCATGGATCAAGATGGTTCCAATGCTGGATATGACATTGGGTTGGTTCGTCTGGTTAAAGAATCCGTCAAGATTCCTGTTATAGCTTCTAGCGGTGCAGGCGTTTCTGAGCATTTTGAGCAAGTATTCAAGGCAACTGAGTGTGATGCAGCACTTGCTGCTGGCATCTTCCATCGCAAGACTTGTAGtattgaaaatgtaaaGGAACACCTTCAAAAATCAGACGTTCTTGTACGATTATAATAGTGATTACTGTCACAATTTTGGATCCTCTTTTTTCCGtttcttattcttttttggtttacaGCACCGCAGAAGCATGTACAAATAGAAAATGTTTATTAGATATTATTTTAGTTATcaacaatcaaaaagttATTTAGTCTCTATGAGGTTTTTTTAGTCGTGACATAATAAATGTAGAAATATCTTTGTCCAGTATAAGTATAGCAACGGCATAGATTATTGCTAAAGTGGGTGCGGATGCgacaaacaaaagtaatCCAATACTGtgattttcaaattgatgaagaagagtttTGCTAACGATTGAAAGCAAACCAGCCATAAGGGTAATCAATGACCCCGGCATGGACTTGGAGAATCTGAGGAAAGGAAAGTttttatgaacaaaatGAACGACAAATAAGATACGAATTGTAAGATTGGAGATGTTGGCCAAAACAAGTCCGTGAGCTCCTAAAGATAACCAATCTAAAAACACTTTCCCGCTTACAAAATACAAGATGgtagaaagtaaaaagcaTCTACTTTGACTCAGGAGTTGGAAAGAACTGGCCGTAGATACGAaaaaagcttccaaaacgcCATTCACGGCCATAAAGGGGATGTAAAACGCATACCAAGATAGAACACTAGCGCTTTCATCGGAGGTCCACTGCTTACCAGCTCCAAATTTTAAAACAATAGTTGAATAGTTATACCCAAAAATGACAAACATAGAAAGATAATAATATAACTTTaaaatccaaagaagaagaacagttgcttttctttggtCCTCTTTTTCAGGTGAATGTGTCAATTGAGCAAACACAATTCGAGAATGCTCCTCTAACGGACGAAACAAGATTCTGGCAATCAAAGACCCGTAATTTGATGCTAACGCGTAGGGACCTTGTACTGAAGGTGCAGCGTACCAAGCAATCATTATCTTGTCGCCTTTTGTCATTAAATGCTTGAGTAGGAGATGAAACGTATGCGAAGAAATGACACCGAGGAAAGACTCCTCCCAATAAATCAATTTCCCTTCATGCAATACTCGTCGAGGGAAAATGAATAGTGACTTTGCATTGGCAACTGAATATAAAGCGACAAAATTAACGACAGATTCCATAAGTGTTCCCAGAGCGAACGGGAGAACGGAAaggtttttattttgaaaaagaaggaagataAAGAACGAGGTTACTGTATTGGAAATGATTCCTAGACCCTCAGCAGAGGCAGTGGGGGAATATTGTCGTCTCCAATGCAGGATTTGATAATAGGGCTCCGAAAGGAGGTAGAGTAAGCCGGCAAAAGAGTACAATAATATACAGGTAGTCTTGTAGGGAAACATTGGCATAgcatataaataaaataggGCCACGAGAGTGGAAACAATTACGCCAGCATAAACAGAGATTAAAGAAGCATTCTTAACAAGTTGTAGTCTTCCAGAACGGTACTTGGAGTCGGGGATTGGTAATTTCGTTGTATCTTCAATGCAGTTTTCTTGAGAAGGCATACGTTGCATAGCAAGACGAACCGATTCCCTACTTACAAACAATATTGTGCTTCTCAATATTTCAAAATGGATAGAGGAATATGCATATGCTCGAGGACTCGTGAATCGAATCGTTAGTTGATTTAACACGAATGTTAAACCTCGAGAaatgctttgaaaaaagatcGAAGATCCAAGTCCCTTGGAAGAAGAATGCAATAATGAGTCCGACGTAGACATCTTGGAAGGGCTTGAGTTTTCATTTGGTACCATTTCGTTTACAAGTGTAAAGGCCAAAACAGGAAGAACGGTAATAAACTAATGTATATTAGGACACAATTAAAGTAGCAtttcaagaagaatatCAACTAATAAATTATCATGCGAATCGATGGTTTT contains:
- the his4 gene encoding imidazoleglycerol-phosphate synthase His4; translation: MIVSILDYGSGNVRSLVNAIQHLGYKVEWIRSPEEIANAECLIFPGVGNFGFVCDSLAKEGYLEALRDYALSGKPFMAVCVGIQALFEGSVEAPESKGLGIFPGLVQKFQSKNKSVPHIGWNSCAVRSNTEQEHYGLRPHDKFYFVHSYMIPTANLQLPSDFHVATTRYGDETFVGAIMKKNFLATQFHPEKSGAAGLRCIEAFLSGNYEKAISGVDTQLLENSSGGLTKRVIACLDVRSNDSGDLVVTKGDQYDVREKAAAGGEVRNLGKPVELCQRYFEEGADEVVFLNITSFRNCPLADAPMLQVLAKAAQTVFVPLTVGGGIREIVDPDGTVYSAVEVAGTYFRSGADKVSIGSDAVYAAEQYYANAQKLTGTTAIETISAAYGCQAVVISIDPKRQYVKSPEETKHHAIKTPHRGPNGEEYAWYQCTVKGGREYRDIDVVELARACEAMGAGEVLLNCMDQDGSNAGYDIGLVRLVKESVKIPVIASSGAGVSEHFEQVFKATECDAALAAGIFHRKTCSIENVKEHLQKSDVLVRL
- the rft1 gene encoding ER GPI biosynthesis protein Rft1; translation: MVPNENSSPSKMSTSDSLLHSSSKGLGSSIFFQSISRGLTFVLNQLTIRFTSPRAYAYSSIHFEILRSTILFVSRESVRLAMQRMPSQENCIEDTTKLPIPDSKYRSGRLQLVKNASLISVYAGVIVSTLVALFYLYAMPMFPYKTTCILLYSFAGLLYLLSEPYYQILHWRRQYSPTASAEGLGIISNTVTSFFIFLLFQNKNLSVLPFALGTLMESVVNFVALYSVANAKSLFIFPRRVLHEGKLIYWEESFLGVISSHTFHLLLKHLMTKGDKIMIAWYAAPSVQGPYALASNYGSLIARILFRPLEEHSRIVFAQLTHSPEKEDQRKATVLLLWILKLYYYLSMFVIFGYNYSTIVLKFGAGKQWTSDESASVLSWYAFYIPFMAVNGVLEAFFVSTASSFQLLSQSRCFLLSTILYFVSGKVFLDWLSLGAHGLVLANISNLTIRILFVVHFVHKNFPFLRFSKSMPGSLITLMAGLLSIVSKTLLHQFENHSIGLLLFVASAPTLAIIYAVAILILDKDISTFIMSRLKKPHRD